Proteins encoded in a region of the Sphingomonas jaspsi DSM 18422 genome:
- a CDS encoding phosphoserine transaminase has product MTNTRPDVRPARPHFSSGPCAKPPGWAPEKLFLDDLGRSHRGALGKQRLAYCIDLMREMLELPDTHRIGIVAGSDTGAFEMAMWAMLGARPVTTLAWESFGEGWVTDAAKQLKLDPTIIRADYGQLPDLSQVDWSSDVLFTWNGTTSGVRVPDGDWIPQDREGLSFADATSAVFAYDLPWAKIDVATFSWQKVLGGEGAHGVLILGPRAVERLESYTPDRPLPKLFRMTKGGKLVEGIFKGETINTPSMLAVEDAIFALEWAKGLGGLKGLIARSDANAAALDRIVEGRNWLGHLAQDPATRSKTSVCLTVDGADADMIKRFAKLLETEHAAYDIAGYRDAPPGLRIWCGATVDTADIEALGPWLDWAWENLK; this is encoded by the coding sequence TTGACGAATACACGACCAGACGTGCGTCCCGCGCGTCCCCATTTCTCTTCCGGTCCCTGCGCCAAGCCGCCGGGCTGGGCCCCCGAAAAACTGTTCCTTGACGACCTTGGGCGTTCGCATCGCGGTGCGCTGGGCAAGCAGCGCTTGGCCTATTGCATCGACCTGATGCGCGAGATGCTGGAATTGCCCGACACCCACCGCATCGGCATCGTCGCGGGCTCCGACACCGGCGCCTTCGAAATGGCGATGTGGGCAATGCTCGGCGCTCGGCCCGTCACCACGCTGGCTTGGGAAAGCTTCGGCGAAGGCTGGGTCACCGACGCCGCCAAGCAGCTCAAGCTCGACCCCACCATCATCCGCGCCGACTACGGCCAGCTTCCCGACCTCAGCCAAGTCGACTGGTCGAGCGACGTGCTGTTCACCTGGAACGGCACCACCAGCGGCGTGCGCGTGCCCGACGGCGACTGGATCCCGCAAGACCGCGAGGGCCTGAGCTTCGCCGACGCGACCAGCGCGGTGTTCGCCTACGACCTGCCGTGGGCCAAGATCGATGTCGCCACCTTCAGCTGGCAGAAGGTGCTGGGTGGCGAAGGCGCGCACGGCGTCCTGATCCTCGGCCCGCGCGCGGTCGAGCGGCTGGAAAGCTACACCCCCGACCGCCCCCTCCCCAAGCTGTTCCGCATGACCAAGGGCGGCAAGCTGGTCGAAGGCATCTTCAAGGGCGAGACGATCAACACCCCGTCGATGCTGGCGGTCGAAGATGCCATCTTCGCGCTCGAATGGGCAAAGGGGCTCGGTGGCCTCAAGGGCCTCATCGCCCGCAGCGACGCCAATGCCGCCGCGCTCGACCGCATCGTCGAGGGCCGCAACTGGCTCGGCCACCTCGCGCAGGATCCGGCGACGCGGTCGAAGACCAGCGTGTGCCTCACCGTCGACGGCGCCGACGCGGACATGATCAAGCGGTTCGCGAAACTGCTCGAAACCGAACACGCCGCCTACGACATCGCCGGCTACCGCGACGCCCCGCCGGGCCTTCGCATCTGGTGCGGCGCGACCGTCGACACCGCCGATATCGAGGCCCTCGGGCCGTGGCTCGATTGGGCCTGGGAGAATTTGAAATGA
- the serA gene encoding phosphoglycerate dehydrogenase produces MTVRVLISDKMDPKAAAIFRDRGIEVDEITGETPEQLIARIGGYDGLAIRSSTKVTKAVLDAATNLKVVGRAGIGVDNVDIPAATARGVVVMNTPFGNSITTAEHAIALMFALARQLPEADASTQAGKWEKNRFMGVEVTGKTLGLIGAGNIGSIVASRALGLKMKVVAFDPFLTPERAVDLGIEKVELDELLKRADFITLHTPLTDQTRNILSAANLAKTKKGVRIINCARGGLIDEAALKDGLDSGHIAGAALDVFETEPAKDSPLFGTPNFISTPHLGASTSEAQVNVAIQVAEQMSDFLLLGGVTNAINMPSLSAEEAPKLKPYMALAEKLGKLVGQVVGDDIKGVSIEVEGAAAQLNQKPITGAVLAGLMGTYSDTVNMVNAPFLAKERGLDVREVRHDREGAYHTLIAVEATSAKGVRRVAGTLFGNDSPRLVELFGIEIEAELEGAMLYIVNTDTPGFIGKLGTALGNEGINIATFNLGRRKARGDAASLVAVDGKIGPDTVKALCALDGVRKVVPLSF; encoded by the coding sequence ATGACCGTTCGCGTACTGATTTCCGACAAGATGGACCCCAAGGCCGCGGCGATCTTCCGCGACCGCGGGATCGAGGTCGACGAGATTACCGGCGAAACGCCCGAACAGTTGATCGCCCGTATCGGCGGCTATGACGGCCTTGCCATCCGCAGCTCGACCAAGGTGACCAAGGCCGTCCTCGACGCCGCGACCAATCTGAAGGTCGTCGGCCGCGCCGGCATCGGCGTCGACAATGTCGACATTCCCGCCGCCACCGCGCGCGGTGTCGTGGTGATGAACACGCCCTTCGGCAATTCGATCACAACCGCCGAACATGCCATCGCGCTGATGTTCGCGCTCGCCCGCCAACTGCCCGAGGCGGACGCCTCGACCCAGGCCGGCAAGTGGGAAAAGAACCGCTTCATGGGCGTCGAGGTCACCGGCAAGACCTTGGGCCTGATCGGCGCGGGCAACATCGGCTCGATCGTCGCCAGCCGCGCGCTGGGCCTCAAGATGAAGGTCGTCGCATTCGACCCCTTCCTCACCCCCGAACGCGCGGTCGATCTCGGCATCGAAAAGGTCGAGCTGGACGAACTGCTGAAGCGCGCAGACTTCATCACCTTGCACACGCCGCTGACCGATCAGACCCGCAATATTTTGTCGGCGGCAAATCTTGCTAAGACCAAGAAAGGCGTCCGCATCATCAACTGCGCGCGCGGCGGCCTGATCGACGAAGCGGCTTTGAAGGACGGATTGGATAGCGGCCATATCGCCGGCGCCGCGCTCGACGTGTTCGAAACCGAACCGGCCAAGGACAGCCCGCTGTTCGGCACCCCCAACTTCATTTCGACCCCGCACCTCGGCGCGTCGACCAGCGAAGCGCAGGTCAATGTCGCCATCCAGGTCGCCGAACAGATGAGCGATTTCCTGCTCTTGGGCGGCGTCACCAACGCCATCAACATGCCTTCGCTGTCGGCCGAGGAAGCGCCGAAGCTCAAGCCCTACATGGCGCTAGCCGAAAAGCTCGGGAAGCTGGTCGGCCAGGTCGTCGGCGACGATATCAAGGGCGTGTCGATCGAGGTCGAAGGCGCGGCCGCGCAATTGAACCAGAAGCCGATCACCGGCGCGGTGCTGGCGGGCCTGATGGGCACCTATTCGGACACCGTCAACATGGTCAACGCACCCTTCCTTGCCAAGGAACGCGGCCTCGACGTCCGCGAAGTGCGTCATGACCGCGAAGGCGCCTATCACACGCTGATCGCGGTCGAAGCGACCTCGGCCAAGGGCGTGCGCCGCGTCGCCGGCACCCTGTTCGGCAACGACAGCCCGCGGCTCGTCGAATTGTTCGGGATCGAAATCGAGGCCGAACTCGAAGGCGCGATGCTCTACATCGTAAACACCGACACGCCGGGCTTCATCGGCAAGCTCGGCACCGCGCTCGGCAACGAAGGCATCAATATCGCGACCTTCAACCTCGGACGCCGCAAGGCGCGCGGCGATGCCGCGTCGCTGGTCGCGGTCGACGGCAAGATCGGCCCCGACACGGTCAAGGCGCTGTGCGCGCTCGACGGTGTGCGCAAGGTCGTCCCGCTGAGCTTCTAG
- a CDS encoding S41 family peptidase, with product MIYLTRRQMIAASGAALIASHAAVRAAPGAGELADDIDIVRRSLALHPGLLRYQTQSQVDARLGRLARDYGAARSLDERFLLLSAFTATVRCGHTQCNPYNQKKAVVAQLFERPTRVPFEFDWIGRRMVVLADRSGTGRLVRGSEILSIDGVPASRMLDRLVAYARADGANDAKRVKQMAMLGTDRWETFDIFQGLMLPPTNGVFRLRYRTPTGAVRSGEFAALTEQQRRATRHTLETDGTTEPFWTWEMQEGIALLTMPSWVMYNSKWAWEPWLDERLDSLAGARGLIVDLRDNEGGNEVGNRIFARLAGRDLDFAGYRQLVRYRRTPKELDAFLDTWDDSFRTIGENARDAGNGFFELGKEQSDTIQAVGKPLPIKVAALVGPACSSATFSFARRAQESGLVKLFGEPTGGNLRGINGNGYFFVRLPGSGLEYDLPIVGNFPTTPQPDRGVLPDVAVRPTVADIAAGRDPVLAAARRWIGSS from the coding sequence ATGATTTATCTCACCCGACGCCAGATGATCGCCGCCAGCGGCGCGGCCCTGATCGCCAGCCATGCCGCCGTGCGCGCCGCGCCCGGCGCGGGCGAGCTGGCCGATGACATCGACATCGTCCGGCGCTCGCTGGCGCTGCATCCGGGCCTGCTGCGATACCAGACCCAGAGCCAGGTCGACGCGCGCCTTGGGCGACTGGCGCGCGATTACGGCGCCGCGCGCAGCCTGGACGAACGGTTCCTGCTATTGTCCGCCTTCACCGCCACGGTCCGCTGCGGCCACACCCAGTGCAATCCCTACAACCAGAAGAAGGCGGTGGTCGCGCAGCTGTTCGAGCGGCCGACGCGGGTGCCGTTCGAATTTGACTGGATCGGCAGGCGGATGGTGGTGCTGGCCGATCGTAGCGGCACGGGGCGGCTGGTCCGGGGATCCGAAATCCTGTCGATTGACGGCGTTCCGGCATCGCGGATGCTCGACCGTCTGGTGGCTTATGCCCGCGCCGACGGGGCGAACGACGCCAAGCGCGTGAAGCAGATGGCGATGCTGGGGACCGATCGATGGGAGACCTTCGACATCTTCCAGGGCCTGATGCTCCCGCCGACCAACGGCGTGTTCCGGCTGCGCTACCGCACTCCCACGGGCGCGGTCCGTAGCGGCGAATTTGCGGCGCTGACGGAACAGCAGCGGCGTGCGACCCGCCATACGCTGGAAACCGACGGCACGACCGAGCCTTTCTGGACGTGGGAGATGCAGGAGGGGATCGCGCTGCTGACCATGCCGAGCTGGGTGATGTACAACAGCAAATGGGCGTGGGAGCCATGGCTCGACGAACGGCTGGACAGCCTCGCGGGCGCCAGGGGGCTGATCGTCGACCTGCGCGACAATGAGGGCGGCAACGAAGTCGGCAACCGGATTTTTGCGCGGCTGGCGGGCCGCGACCTCGACTTCGCAGGGTATCGGCAGTTGGTCCGCTATCGTCGCACGCCCAAGGAGCTCGATGCCTTCCTCGATACCTGGGACGACAGCTTCCGGACGATTGGCGAGAATGCGCGCGACGCGGGCAATGGCTTTTTCGAGCTTGGCAAGGAGCAGAGCGATACGATCCAGGCGGTCGGCAAGCCGCTTCCCATCAAGGTCGCTGCGCTGGTCGGGCCGGCATGCAGTTCGGCGACCTTTTCCTTCGCGCGAAGGGCGCAGGAATCGGGACTGGTCAAATTGTTCGGCGAGCCCACCGGGGGCAATTTGCGCGGCATCAACGGCAATGGCTATTTCTTCGTCCGGCTGCCCGGCAGCGGACTGGAATATGACCTGCCGATCGTCGGCAATTTTCCGACGACGCCGCAGCCCGACCGCGGCGTCCTGCCCGATGTCGCGGTCCGGCCGACCGTGGCCGATATTGCGGCGGGCCGCGACCCGGTACTGGCCGCGGCCCGCCGCTGGATCGGGTCGAGCTAG
- a CDS encoding helix-turn-helix domain-containing protein yields the protein MGAGLVFGWRSAVLLVAFVQLLLLAAALMRPLRNRIANRTLAALLIVLAGQITPWMIGFAGFYDRWQELSFVPVAIPLAIAPLAYLYVHALVVGAWPERGWRHLLPGAVQFAYLAGCFLLLRQPLKNDWLVEASVGYDLIVGTGVVVGLAAYGRAARRLVRDYGERLASQRSDDHRFALNWLIRAVAALFLLLAVWTVYGVWDLVSPLGYRGLMGLYVAIAAFALFLGIEGWRHAALAFPRLTELEPPPQAGPDWKSRAAEWAERVRAERLYVDPELSVPRLARLLATNTAYVSRAFNEGLGQNFSTVINRLRSEEVARRIDGGADADLLDLALDCGFSSKASFNRAFRAAFGCSPSAYRRTHGSKSK from the coding sequence ATGGGGGCCGGTCTCGTCTTCGGGTGGCGCAGTGCAGTCCTGCTGGTCGCGTTCGTCCAGCTGCTGCTGCTTGCTGCCGCCCTGATGCGCCCGCTGCGCAACCGCATCGCCAATCGAACGCTGGCCGCGCTGCTGATCGTGCTGGCGGGACAGATTACGCCGTGGATGATCGGCTTTGCCGGATTTTACGACCGCTGGCAGGAATTGAGCTTCGTGCCGGTCGCGATCCCGCTTGCCATCGCGCCGCTCGCCTATCTTTACGTCCATGCGCTGGTGGTCGGGGCCTGGCCCGAGCGGGGCTGGCGGCACCTGCTGCCCGGGGCGGTGCAGTTCGCCTACCTCGCGGGCTGCTTCCTGCTGCTGCGCCAGCCGCTGAAGAACGACTGGCTGGTCGAAGCGTCGGTCGGCTACGACCTCATCGTCGGGACCGGGGTGGTGGTCGGCCTTGCCGCCTATGGCAGGGCGGCGCGGCGCCTGGTCCGCGACTATGGCGAACGGCTGGCGAGCCAGCGCAGCGACGATCATCGCTTCGCCCTCAACTGGCTGATCCGCGCGGTCGCGGCGCTGTTCCTGCTGTTGGCGGTGTGGACGGTCTACGGCGTGTGGGATCTCGTCTCGCCGCTTGGATACCGCGGGCTGATGGGGCTTTACGTGGCGATTGCGGCCTTCGCCCTGTTCCTCGGCATCGAGGGCTGGCGGCATGCCGCGCTGGCCTTTCCCCGCCTGACCGAACTGGAACCGCCGCCGCAGGCCGGGCCTGATTGGAAAAGCCGGGCAGCCGAATGGGCGGAGCGGGTGCGGGCGGAGCGGCTGTATGTCGATCCCGAGCTGAGCGTGCCGCGCCTGGCGCGCTTGCTCGCCACCAACACCGCCTATGTGTCGCGCGCGTTCAACGAAGGGCTGGGCCAGAATTTCTCGACCGTCATCAACCGGCTGCGGAGCGAGGAAGTGGCGCGGCGGATCGACGGGGGCGCGGACGCCGACCTGCTCGACCTCGCGCTCGATTGCGGGTTCAGTTCGAAGGCCAGCTTCAACCGCGCCTTCCGCGCCGCTTTCGGCTGCAGCCCCTCGGCCTATCGCCGCACCCACGGCTCAAAATCGAAATAA
- a CDS encoding alpha/beta hydrolase, translating into MKKWVLAATACVLAISAAAVAQRERMSAECRQELIQLCRGAEGGFGQCLRTALPKLSNPCRKAMSDRAMARQERPDGMVEIAYGSDPKQRLDLMVPGGTTKAPILFFVHGGGWSIGDKVAGEKTKAPWATGQGWAFASANYRLVPQASVEQQAADLANALAWLRANAAARGLDPDRIVLMGHSAGAHLVALLGTDTHYLKDAGVPLSAVKGVVLLDGAGYDVPSQSSAEMNIVKPMYEAAFSNDPKRQAALSPTRHAGAPNVANWLILPIQSRADSQAQSCGLADALRKAGASAVVAVVPGESHGSLNKGLGEEGDFATGEVERFLVSLR; encoded by the coding sequence ATGAAAAAGTGGGTATTGGCGGCGACGGCGTGCGTCCTGGCGATCAGCGCGGCGGCGGTTGCGCAGCGCGAGCGGATGTCCGCCGAATGCCGGCAGGAACTGATCCAGCTGTGCCGCGGGGCGGAGGGCGGTTTCGGCCAGTGTTTGCGGACGGCGCTGCCCAAGCTTAGTAATCCGTGTCGCAAGGCGATGAGCGACCGCGCGATGGCGCGCCAGGAACGGCCCGACGGCATGGTCGAAATCGCTTATGGCAGCGACCCCAAGCAACGGCTCGACCTGATGGTGCCGGGCGGGACGACGAAGGCGCCGATCCTGTTCTTCGTCCATGGCGGCGGATGGTCGATCGGCGACAAGGTCGCGGGCGAAAAGACGAAGGCGCCATGGGCGACGGGTCAGGGCTGGGCCTTTGCCAGCGCCAACTACCGGCTGGTGCCGCAGGCGAGCGTCGAACAGCAGGCGGCGGACCTGGCCAATGCGCTGGCGTGGCTCAGGGCCAATGCGGCAGCGCGGGGCCTTGACCCGGATCGCATCGTGCTGATGGGGCACAGCGCCGGCGCGCACCTCGTCGCACTGCTCGGCACCGACACGCATTATCTCAAGGATGCGGGTGTGCCGCTGTCCGCGGTGAAGGGCGTCGTGCTGCTCGACGGTGCCGGTTATGACGTGCCGAGCCAGTCGAGCGCGGAGATGAACATCGTCAAGCCGATGTACGAAGCGGCTTTCTCGAACGATCCCAAGCGGCAGGCGGCGCTGTCGCCGACGCGGCATGCCGGCGCGCCGAACGTTGCAAACTGGCTGATCCTGCCGATCCAGAGCCGCGCCGACAGCCAGGCCCAGTCGTGCGGGCTGGCCGACGCGCTGCGCAAGGCAGGCGCGTCGGCGGTGGTGGCGGTGGTGCCGGGCGAGAGCCACGGCAGCCTCAACAAAGGTCTGGGCGAGGAAGGCGACTTCGCGACGGGCGAGGTCGAGCGCTTCCTGGTGTCGCTGCGCTGA
- a CDS encoding DsbA family protein has translation MRMPLSLLVAALLAGPSIAQSDFAQPRPPTRQDYYVVGNAPVRALPGANLTVTYFFDYQCSACRRFHADVRTVFAADPKLRIIYRDTPIFGQRSTNAARAAMAAKYQRKHDAFHHALMIQPLPLDDAAIRAAAARAGVDWPRLQRDLALHGKAIDAQIAQNQNLSEAAGISGTPGFIIGDTLVDGALDAKTLRLEIADARKAKKR, from the coding sequence ATGCGTATGCCCCTTTCTTTGCTGGTCGCAGCCCTGCTCGCCGGGCCTTCGATCGCCCAGTCGGATTTCGCCCAGCCGCGCCCCCCGACGCGCCAGGACTATTATGTAGTCGGCAATGCGCCGGTCCGCGCCCTGCCCGGCGCCAACCTCACCGTCACCTATTTCTTCGATTATCAATGCTCGGCCTGCCGCCGCTTCCACGCCGACGTGCGGACGGTCTTCGCCGCCGATCCGAAGCTGCGCATCATCTACCGCGACACGCCGATTTTCGGCCAGCGTTCGACCAATGCCGCGCGCGCCGCGATGGCCGCCAAATATCAGCGCAAGCATGATGCGTTCCACCACGCGCTGATGATCCAGCCGCTGCCGCTCGACGATGCCGCGATCCGCGCCGCCGCCGCGCGCGCCGGGGTCGACTGGCCGCGGCTGCAGCGCGACCTTGCCCTGCATGGCAAGGCGATCGACGCCCAGATCGCGCAGAACCAGAACCTGTCCGAAGCCGCCGGCATTTCCGGGACGCCGGGCTTCATCATCGGCGACACGCTGGTCGACGGCGCGCTCGACGCGAAAACCCTGCGCCTCGAAATCGCCGACGCGCGCAAGGCGAAAAAGCGCTGA
- a CDS encoding adenylosuccinate synthase — MGNVTVIGAQWGDEGKGKIVDWLASRADVVVRFQGGHNAGHTLVVGDNVYKLSLLPSGIVTGTPSVIGNGVVLDPWALNAEVEKLRGQGVRIEPDVLMIAETCPLILPIHRDLDAMREDASGAGKIGTTRRGIGPAYEDKVGRRAIRVCDLAHLDELDPLLDRLCAHHDHLRAGFGEPAVDRERLKADLAEIADFVLQFARPVWRDLDEAKRRGRRILFEGAQGVLLDVDHGTYPFVTSSNTVAGTTGSGSGMGPGAAGFVLGIVKAYTTRVGSGPFPTELEDEVGQRLGERGHEFGTVTGRRRRCGWFDAVLVKQSAAVSGITGIALTKIDVLDGMDRVKICTGYKIGDTVYDYLPPHAADQARATPIYEEMDGWQGTTAGARSWADLPAQAIKYVRRIEELIRCPVALVSTSPDRDDTILVSDPFSA, encoded by the coding sequence ATGGGCAATGTCACCGTCATCGGCGCGCAGTGGGGCGACGAAGGCAAGGGCAAGATCGTCGACTGGCTGGCCAGCCGCGCCGACGTCGTGGTCCGCTTCCAGGGCGGCCACAACGCCGGTCATACGCTCGTCGTCGGCGACAATGTCTACAAGCTCTCGCTGCTGCCCAGCGGCATCGTCACCGGCACGCCGTCGGTGATCGGCAACGGCGTCGTGCTCGACCCCTGGGCGCTGAACGCCGAGGTCGAAAAGCTGCGCGGCCAGGGCGTCCGCATCGAACCCGACGTGCTGATGATCGCCGAGACCTGCCCGCTGATCCTGCCCATCCACCGCGACCTTGACGCGATGCGCGAAGACGCCAGCGGCGCGGGCAAGATCGGCACCACCCGCCGCGGCATCGGCCCGGCCTATGAAGACAAGGTCGGCCGCCGCGCCATCCGCGTCTGCGACCTGGCGCACCTTGACGAGCTCGACCCGCTGCTCGACCGCCTGTGCGCGCACCACGATCACCTTCGCGCCGGCTTCGGCGAGCCTGCCGTCGACCGCGAGCGCCTGAAGGCCGACCTCGCCGAAATCGCCGACTTCGTGCTGCAGTTCGCCCGCCCCGTGTGGCGCGACCTCGACGAGGCCAAGCGCCGCGGCCGCCGCATCCTGTTCGAAGGCGCGCAGGGCGTGCTGCTCGACGTCGACCATGGCACCTACCCCTTCGTCACCTCGTCCAACACGGTGGCGGGGACGACCGGCAGCGGCAGCGGCATGGGCCCCGGCGCGGCGGGCTTCGTGCTTGGCATCGTCAAGGCCTACACCACCCGCGTCGGCTCCGGCCCCTTCCCGACCGAACTGGAAGACGAGGTCGGCCAGCGATTGGGCGAGCGCGGCCATGAATTCGGGACCGTCACGGGCCGCCGCCGCCGCTGCGGCTGGTTCGACGCGGTGCTGGTCAAGCAATCCGCCGCGGTCAGCGGCATCACCGGCATCGCGCTCACCAAGATCGACGTGCTTGACGGCATGGACCGGGTGAAGATCTGCACCGGCTACAAGATCGGCGACACCGTCTACGACTATCTCCCGCCTCACGCCGCCGACCAGGCGCGCGCGACCCCGATCTATGAAGAAATGGACGGCTGGCAGGGGACCACAGCCGGCGCCCGCAGCTGGGCCGACCTCCCCGCGCAGGCGATCAAATATGTCCGCCGCATCGAAGAACTGATCCGCTGCCCGGTAGCGCTGGTCAGCACCTCGCCTGACCGCGACGACACGATTTTGGTGAGCGATCCGTTTTCGGCTTAG
- the fabI gene encoding enoyl-ACP reductase FabI — protein MAGLMAGKRGLIMGLANDKSLAWGISKLLAEQGAELAFSYQGEALEKRVRPLAEQLGSDFCFDCDVSDMAKLDEAFAELKSRWDGIDFVVHAIGFSDKNELRGGYVDTSLDNFLMTMNISVYSFAAVAQRARAMMKPGGSLLTLSYYGAEKVIPHYNVMGVAKAALETSVKYLAADLGPEGIRVNAISAGPIKTLAASGIGDFRYIMKWNEYNSPLRRNVTIEDVGGAGLYLLSDLASGVTGEIHHVDAGYNVVGMKAEDAPDLTLS, from the coding sequence ATGGCGGGATTGATGGCCGGAAAGCGCGGCCTGATCATGGGGCTGGCCAACGACAAGTCGCTGGCCTGGGGCATTTCGAAACTGCTGGCCGAGCAGGGCGCCGAGCTGGCGTTCAGCTACCAGGGCGAGGCGCTGGAAAAGCGGGTGCGGCCGCTGGCCGAGCAGCTGGGCAGCGATTTCTGCTTCGACTGCGACGTCAGCGACATGGCCAAGCTCGACGAAGCGTTCGCGGAACTGAAGTCGCGCTGGGACGGCATCGACTTCGTCGTCCATGCGATCGGCTTTTCGGACAAGAACGAGCTGCGCGGCGGCTATGTCGACACCAGCCTCGACAATTTCCTGATGACGATGAACATCAGCGTCTATTCCTTCGCCGCGGTGGCCCAGCGGGCGCGGGCGATGATGAAGCCGGGCGGATCGCTGCTGACCCTGAGCTATTACGGCGCGGAAAAGGTCATCCCGCATTACAACGTCATGGGCGTGGCCAAGGCGGCGCTGGAAACATCGGTGAAGTATCTCGCCGCCGACCTCGGCCCCGAAGGCATCCGCGTCAACGCGATCAGCGCAGGCCCGATCAAGACGCTGGCCGCTAGCGGAATCGGTGACTTCCGCTACATCATGAAGTGGAACGAATATAATTCGCCGCTGCGCCGCAACGTGACGATCGAGGATGTCGGCGGCGCTGGCCTCTACCTGCTCAGCGACCTGGCGAGCGGCGTGACGGGCGAAATCCACCATGTCGACGCGGGCTACAACGTCGTCGGCATGAAGGCCGAAGACGCGCCGGATTTGACCTTGAGCTAA
- a CDS encoding YihY/virulence factor BrkB family protein: MLEHHPHSPEERRKRLARLRARFGKEAVERAKREIQPLVIAKRVAVGLYDDGFIHAGNLAYLSLLALFPFIILAAAVARLLGRAEDTARAVSTILARLPAVVDDVLRGPIQEVLAGRSGALLWFGALVGLWTTASFIETIRDILRRAYGVKYSASFWQYRLGSMLMIIGSVILLLVAFAVTVALSSIHHVIVQRLPFSNGLAHELGLYRLVPVATLFFTFYILFLALTPARYRTLECRKWPGALVVTLWWFATAEILPDIVGLFGGYALTYGSLGGVIVVLLFFFVVGLGVVAGAELNAALAEPGDLALRGEQYEGPYADELKVGEPASDEAVDRSRQAAGK, translated from the coding sequence ATGCTCGAACATCATCCCCACTCGCCCGAGGAACGGCGCAAGCGGCTGGCCCGGCTCAGGGCACGCTTCGGCAAGGAAGCGGTCGAGCGGGCGAAGCGGGAAATCCAGCCGCTGGTGATCGCCAAGCGGGTCGCGGTCGGCCTTTACGACGACGGCTTCATTCACGCGGGCAACCTTGCCTACCTGTCACTGCTGGCGCTGTTCCCGTTCATCATCCTCGCCGCGGCCGTCGCCCGCCTGTTGGGGCGCGCAGAGGACACGGCGCGCGCGGTGTCAACGATCCTTGCGCGGTTGCCGGCGGTGGTCGACGACGTGCTGCGCGGGCCGATCCAGGAAGTGCTGGCCGGTCGTTCAGGCGCGCTGCTGTGGTTCGGCGCACTGGTCGGCCTGTGGACCACGGCGAGCTTCATCGAAACGATCCGCGACATTTTGCGGCGGGCCTATGGCGTCAAATATTCGGCCAGCTTCTGGCAGTATCGGCTGGGGTCGATGCTGATGATTATCGGGTCGGTGATCCTGCTGCTGGTCGCCTTCGCTGTGACGGTCGCGCTGTCGTCGATCCACCATGTGATCGTCCAGCGGCTGCCCTTTTCCAACGGGCTGGCGCATGAGCTGGGCCTTTACCGGCTGGTCCCGGTGGCGACCTTGTTCTTCACTTTCTACATCCTCTTCCTTGCGCTGACCCCGGCGCGGTACCGGACACTGGAGTGCCGCAAGTGGCCCGGCGCGCTGGTCGTCACCCTGTGGTGGTTCGCCACCGCCGAAATCCTGCCCGACATCGTCGGACTGTTCGGGGGCTATGCCCTGACCTACGGCAGCCTGGGCGGCGTGATCGTCGTCCTGCTGTTCTTCTTCGTCGTCGGACTTGGCGTGGTCGCGGGGGCGGAGCTCAACGCGGCGCTGGCGGAACCGGGCGATTTGGCGCTAAGGGGCGAGCAGTATGAGGGGCCGTACGCCGACGAGTTGAAGGTCGGCGAGCCGGCATCCGACGAGGCAGTCGATCGGTCGCGTCAGGCGGCCGGAAAATAG